The following DNA comes from Thermococcus sp. LS1.
CCCGGTCTCGTTTCGACCCCGGAAGTTAAGCCCGCCAGCGATCCCGGGTGTACTGCCCTCCGAGAGGGGGCGGGAAACCGGGGACGCCGCCGGCCACTATTCCTCGCTTCTTCGCAAACGTTATATCCATGAGGGAGTATTTTTATCCATGAGTGATGAACTATATCGGAAGTGGGAGAGGACCGTTGAGGCCCTTGTTAGGGAGGGCATAATCCGGAGCGAAAAGGTCAGACAGGCATTTCTAAAGGTTCCGAGGTATCTCTTTGTTCTTCCTGAGCATAAAAAGTGGGCGCACGTTGACGAGCCGCTTCCCATTCCCGGCGGTCAGACGATAAGCGCCCCCCACATGGTCGCGATAATGCTCGAGCTCGCCGAACTTGAGGAAGGTATGAATGTTCTTGATGTAGGTACCGGAAGCGGCTGGAACGCAGCTTTGATAGCGGAGCTTGTTAAGACCGACGTCTATACAGTCGAGAGGATTCCGGAGCTCGTCGAGTTCGCGAGGAAAAACCTTGAAAAAGCCGGCTATGCTGATAGGGTTCACGTCATCCTTGGCGATGGCACCAAAGGTTTCCCGCCTAAAGCGCCCTACGACAGGATACTGGTCGCTGCTGGAGCACCAAATGTCCCAGAACCTCTCGTCGAACAGCTCAAGCCTGGAGGAAAGCTCATAATCCCCGTCGGGAGCTACCACCTCTGGCAGGAGTTGTACGAGGTAACAAAGCTTGAGGACGGAAGCGTGAAAGTCAAGCGGCACGGGGGAGTCGCCTTCGTACCCCTCATCGGGGAGCACGGCTGGAAGGAGTAGGCTTTTAAGTCGTGATGAGCTTTTCCTCTGGTGGTATCATGGTGAGACTAATTGCCTTTGACCTTGAGGGAACGCTGGTCAAATCCGTCTCAAGCTGGGTGGAGCTTCACAAGAAGTTTGGAACCTGGGATAAGGGTAAGGAGTACGCCGAGCTTTTCTTCTCCGGGAAGATCGACTACGTAAAGTGGGCTGAGCTGGACGCCTCTCTCTGGAAGGGGCATACAAAGGAAGAGGTCATGGAGTGGGCGAACTCCGTAGAGTACATGGACGGTGCGGGGGAGCTGATCGAATTTCTGAAGGAGAACGACTTCAAAATAGCGATACTGAGCAGCGGACTGATGTGCCTTGCGAGGAGGATAGCTAGCGAGCTCGGCGTTGACTACGTCTTTGCCAATGAGCTAATTTTTGACGAGAACGGGGTTATTACGGGGGAGGTAAATCCTGCCG
Coding sequences within:
- a CDS encoding protein-L-isoaspartate(D-aspartate) O-methyltransferase gives rise to the protein MSDELYRKWERTVEALVREGIIRSEKVRQAFLKVPRYLFVLPEHKKWAHVDEPLPIPGGQTISAPHMVAIMLELAELEEGMNVLDVGTGSGWNAALIAELVKTDVYTVERIPELVEFARKNLEKAGYADRVHVILGDGTKGFPPKAPYDRILVAAGAPNVPEPLVEQLKPGGKLIIPVGSYHLWQELYEVTKLEDGSVKVKRHGGVAFVPLIGEHGWKE
- a CDS encoding HAD-IB family phosphatase produces the protein MVRLIAFDLEGTLVKSVSSWVELHKKFGTWDKGKEYAELFFSGKIDYVKWAELDASLWKGHTKEEVMEWANSVEYMDGAGELIEFLKENDFKIAILSSGLMCLARRIASELGVDYVFANELIFDENGVITGEVNPAVDFQSKGKILENLKRELNPELTVAVGDGYNDLSMFSVADVSIAINPHEGVEGDHNVESLHEVMEIIKGLLD